From Streptomyces qinzhouensis, one genomic window encodes:
- a CDS encoding glycosyltransferase family 87 protein yields MTDGQREGTGTGTGTGTGQGFGRRTVGPVAAGWLLTRAVLLLCVFGVVTVPGPDVTSDVSVIYRGWYEVLRTGAFPLSDVTWQYPPAAALAILSPAVLPFLDYATAFFVLALLCDAVVLVLLLGAARRAGRSVRGVWVWVAGVPLLGPTAYARYDLMVTAVAVAALLAGVRRPRLMGALVALGALVKVWPVLLLTGVDRARVWWAAAVTAAAVLVASLAVPGAFGFLGHQRDRGTEVESLGALVFHVWRLLGDWDGQVLLNYGSLEFLGPYVPLVSRAALVLAAAALAWLVLWRLRAAAAGAPGPEGAGPGVVADAAFTAVLLFTVTSRVISPQYLLWLVGLAAVCLLHRPARMALPAVLVLVATAVTVVEFPLLFDQVVTSRPAGVALILVRNALLVAAALTACRGLWRAVAGGGPRPVDAGPYPVAGSTPAGPADSRASAR; encoded by the coding sequence ATGACCGACGGGCAGCGCGAGGGCACCGGAACAGGCACCGGAACCGGCACCGGGCAGGGCTTCGGGCGGCGGACCGTGGGCCCCGTCGCCGCCGGGTGGCTGCTGACCCGGGCGGTTCTGCTGCTGTGCGTGTTCGGGGTGGTGACCGTCCCCGGCCCGGACGTCACCTCGGACGTGTCGGTGATCTATCGAGGCTGGTACGAGGTGCTGCGCACCGGCGCGTTCCCGCTGTCCGACGTGACCTGGCAGTATCCACCGGCCGCGGCACTCGCGATCCTCTCGCCCGCCGTGCTGCCGTTTCTCGACTACGCCACCGCCTTCTTCGTACTCGCGCTGCTGTGCGACGCGGTGGTGCTGGTCCTGCTGCTGGGCGCGGCCCGCCGTGCGGGGCGTTCGGTGCGGGGGGTGTGGGTGTGGGTGGCGGGGGTGCCGCTGCTGGGCCCGACGGCGTACGCCCGCTACGACCTCATGGTCACGGCGGTCGCCGTCGCGGCGCTGCTGGCGGGGGTGCGGCGGCCCCGGTTGATGGGTGCTCTGGTGGCGCTGGGCGCGCTGGTGAAGGTGTGGCCGGTGCTGCTGCTGACGGGGGTGGACCGGGCCCGGGTGTGGTGGGCGGCGGCGGTGACGGCCGCGGCGGTGCTCGTCGCGTCGCTCGCCGTTCCGGGCGCCTTCGGTTTTCTGGGCCATCAGCGGGACCGGGGCACGGAGGTGGAGTCGCTGGGGGCGCTGGTGTTCCACGTCTGGCGGCTGCTGGGCGACTGGGACGGGCAGGTGCTGCTGAACTACGGCTCGCTGGAGTTCCTCGGGCCGTACGTCCCGCTGGTCTCCCGGGCCGCTCTGGTGCTGGCCGCGGCGGCGCTGGCCTGGCTGGTGCTGTGGCGGCTGCGCGCCGCGGCGGCCGGCGCCCCGGGGCCGGAGGGTGCCGGACCCGGCGTCGTGGCGGATGCCGCGTTCACGGCCGTGCTGCTGTTCACCGTCACGAGCCGGGTGATCAGCCCCCAGTATCTGCTGTGGCTGGTCGGCCTGGCGGCGGTCTGTCTGCTGCACCGTCCGGCGCGGATGGCGCTGCCCGCCGTTCTGGTGCTCGTGGCCACCGCGGTGACCGTGGTGGAGTTCCCGCTCCTCTTCGATCAGGTGGTGACGAGCCGTCCGGCGGGGGTGGCGCTGATCCTGGTCCGCAACGCCCTGCTGGTGGCCGCCGCGCTGACGGCCTGCCGCGGGCTGTGGCGGGCTGTTGCGGGCGGCGGCCCCCGTCCGGTGGACGCCGGGCCGTACCCGGTGGCCGGGTCTACGCCAGCCGGTCCCGCAGATAGTCGCGCCAGCGCACGGTGA
- a CDS encoding NYN domain-containing protein: MEQPESGAQPAGPAGDAAEALDRPLPEGVRRRVVALVADAFGGLTVAELPAQLRQYARFTPSRRARLAGNAMAAALESDPVFRQRIGDRITTAQPELCTALAAGAPPAAADPLDVAAAAYIVRPTGWVKLVAAAGEEAQRADAERADEAGRLELERLRDELTEARTLTRSETERLRLELETARKEAESLRRKLRSAESDIKRGEAALRRAGTELDAARAEAAAQVSAAESETRRLKARLGEAEASAEAGRRAAREGRSIEDMRLRLLLDTVLDAAQGLRRELALPPAAVHPADTVDAVEPGRMSPKDIAARALSETDPALLDQLLALPQVHLVVDGYNVTKTGYPTMPLEKQRLRLLGGLSVLAAQTGAEITCVFDGAELAAPVLLAPPRGVRVLFSKPGITADELIRQLVRAEPPGRPLVVVSTDREVADGVAKAGARPVASLLLLKRLSRV; this comes from the coding sequence GTGGAGCAGCCTGAGAGCGGCGCCCAACCGGCCGGGCCGGCCGGTGACGCCGCGGAGGCGCTCGACCGGCCGTTGCCGGAAGGCGTCCGGCGCAGGGTCGTGGCACTGGTCGCCGACGCCTTCGGCGGGCTGACCGTGGCGGAGCTGCCCGCCCAGCTCCGGCAGTACGCCCGCTTCACCCCCTCCCGGCGCGCCCGGCTCGCGGGCAACGCGATGGCGGCCGCCCTCGAAAGCGACCCCGTCTTCCGGCAGCGCATCGGCGACCGGATCACCACCGCACAGCCCGAACTCTGCACCGCGCTGGCCGCGGGCGCCCCGCCGGCCGCCGCCGATCCGCTGGACGTGGCCGCCGCCGCGTACATCGTGCGGCCCACCGGATGGGTGAAGCTGGTGGCCGCCGCGGGCGAGGAGGCCCAGCGGGCGGACGCCGAGCGCGCCGACGAGGCCGGGCGGCTGGAGCTGGAGCGGCTCCGGGACGAGCTGACCGAGGCCCGGACCCTGACCCGCAGCGAGACCGAGCGGCTGCGGCTGGAGCTGGAGACGGCCCGGAAGGAAGCGGAATCGCTTCGTCGGAAGCTGCGCAGCGCCGAGAGCGATATCAAACGCGGTGAGGCCGCGCTGCGCCGCGCGGGCACCGAGCTGGACGCGGCACGGGCCGAGGCGGCGGCCCAGGTATCGGCCGCCGAGAGCGAGACCCGCCGGCTCAAGGCCCGGCTCGGGGAGGCCGAGGCGAGCGCCGAGGCCGGGCGCCGGGCCGCCCGCGAGGGACGCTCCATCGAGGACATGCGGCTGCGGCTGCTGCTGGACACCGTGCTCGACGCCGCCCAGGGGCTCCGCCGCGAACTGGCGCTGCCGCCCGCCGCCGTCCATCCGGCGGACACCGTGGACGCGGTGGAGCCCGGACGGATGTCGCCCAAGGACATCGCGGCGCGCGCCCTGTCGGAGACGGATCCGGCCCTGCTCGACCAGCTGCTCGCGCTGCCCCAGGTCCATCTGGTCGTCGACGGCTACAACGTCACCAAGACCGGCTATCCGACGATGCCGCTGGAGAAGCAGCGGCTGCGGCTGCTGGGCGGGCTCTCGGTGCTGGCCGCCCAGACCGGCGCGGAGATCACCTGTGTCTTCGACGGCGCCGAACTGGCCGCGCCCGTGCTGCTCGCCCCGCCGCGCGGGGTGCGGGTGCTGTTCTCCAAGCCCGGGATCACCGCCGACGAGCTGATCCGCCAGTTGGTACGGGCCGAGCCGCCGGGGCGCCCCCTGGTCGTGGTCTCCACCGACCGCGAGGTCGCCGACGGCGTCGCCAAGGCCGGGGCCCGTCCGGTGGCTTCGCTGCTGCTGCTCAAGCGGCTTTCCCGGGTCTGA
- a CDS encoding glycosyltransferase family 4 protein, with protein MHKTLIVTNDFPPRPGGIQAFLHNMALRLDPEQLVVYASTWKRGHEGAEATAAFDAEQPFTVVRDRTTMLLPTPRVTARAGALLREHGCTSVWFGAAAPLGLMGPALRKAGARRIVATSHGHEAGWAQLPGSRQLLRRIGEGTDTITYLGEYTRSRIAAALSPAAAARMVQLPPGVDEKTFHPGSGGAAVRERLGLTDRPVVVCVSRLVPRKGQDTLIRALPRILARVPDAVLLIVGGGPYENDLRRLAENTGVAESVRFTGTVPWAQLPAHYGAGDVFAMPCRTRRGGLDVEGLGIVYLEASATGLPVVAGDSGGAPDAVLDGETGWVVRGGTDEAAVAESADRIVTLLQDPELRRRMGERGRRWVEEKWRWDLLSSKLRELL; from the coding sequence ATGCACAAGACCCTGATCGTGACCAACGACTTCCCGCCGCGGCCCGGTGGCATCCAGGCGTTTCTGCACAATATGGCCCTGCGGCTGGACCCCGAACAGCTCGTCGTCTACGCCTCCACCTGGAAGCGGGGCCACGAAGGCGCCGAGGCGACCGCCGCCTTCGACGCCGAACAGCCGTTCACCGTCGTACGGGACCGTACGACCATGCTGCTGCCCACCCCCCGCGTCACCGCCCGGGCCGGCGCCCTGCTGCGGGAACACGGCTGCACCTCGGTCTGGTTCGGCGCGGCCGCTCCCCTCGGGCTGATGGGCCCGGCCCTGCGCAAGGCCGGCGCCCGGCGGATCGTCGCCACCTCCCACGGCCATGAAGCGGGCTGGGCACAGCTGCCCGGCTCCCGGCAGTTGCTGCGCCGGATCGGCGAAGGCACCGACACGATCACCTATCTCGGCGAGTACACCCGCTCCCGGATCGCCGCCGCGCTCAGCCCCGCGGCCGCCGCGCGGATGGTCCAGCTCCCGCCCGGCGTCGACGAGAAGACCTTCCACCCCGGCTCGGGCGGTGCGGCCGTACGCGAACGGCTCGGCCTCACGGACCGGCCCGTCGTCGTCTGCGTCTCCCGGCTGGTCCCGCGCAAGGGCCAGGACACCCTGATCCGCGCGCTGCCCCGGATCCTCGCACGGGTCCCCGACGCCGTCCTGCTGATCGTCGGCGGCGGACCCTACGAGAACGACCTGCGGCGACTGGCCGAGAACACCGGCGTCGCCGAGTCCGTACGCTTCACGGGCACCGTGCCCTGGGCCCAACTGCCCGCGCACTACGGCGCGGGCGACGTCTTCGCCATGCCGTGCCGCACCCGGCGCGGCGGGCTGGACGTCGAGGGGCTCGGCATCGTCTACCTGGAGGCGTCCGCGACCGGACTCCCGGTCGTCGCGGGCGATTCGGGCGGTGCGCCCGACGCCGTACTGGACGGGGAGACCGGCTGGGTGGTGCGCGGCGGCACCGACGAGGCGGCGGTGGCGGAGTCCGCCGACCGGATCGTGACGCTGCTCCAGGACCCGGAGCTGCGGCGGCGCATGGGCGAGCGGGGCCGCCGATGGGTCGAGGAGAAATGGCGCTGGGACCTGCTGTCCTCGAAACTCCGCGAACTCCTGTAG
- a CDS encoding metallophosphoesterase family protein, producing MSTRVNVVSDVHGNAADLAAAGAGADALICLGDLVLFLDYHDHSRGIFPDLFGVENAGLIVSLRTARRFDEARDLARELWSRLDLGGGDREALIEEAVRRQYAELFAAFPTPTYATYGNVDIPGLWPEYARPGVTVLDGERTEIGGLVFGFVGGGLSTPQRTPYEISDEEYAAKVEALGEVDVLCSHIPPEVPELTYDTVARRFERGSAALLDAIHRVRPRYALFGHVHQPLVSRMRVGATECVNVGHFASTGRPWSLEW from the coding sequence GTGAGTACACGGGTCAATGTCGTCAGTGATGTGCACGGTAACGCGGCGGATCTCGCCGCCGCGGGTGCCGGTGCCGATGCTCTGATCTGTCTGGGGGATCTCGTTCTCTTCCTCGACTACCACGATCATTCGCGGGGGATCTTCCCTGATCTCTTCGGTGTCGAGAACGCCGGTCTGATCGTCTCCCTGCGTACCGCCCGCCGCTTCGACGAGGCCCGTGACCTGGCCCGGGAGCTGTGGTCGCGGCTGGATCTCGGCGGTGGGGACCGGGAGGCGCTGATCGAGGAGGCGGTCCGCCGGCAGTACGCGGAGCTCTTCGCGGCCTTCCCCACCCCGACGTACGCCACCTACGGAAATGTCGACATCCCGGGGCTGTGGCCCGAGTACGCCCGCCCCGGTGTCACCGTCCTCGACGGCGAGCGCACCGAGATCGGCGGTCTGGTCTTCGGTTTCGTCGGTGGCGGGCTGAGTACCCCCCAGCGCACGCCGTACGAGATCTCCGACGAGGAGTACGCGGCGAAGGTCGAGGCCCTCGGTGAGGTCGATGTGCTGTGCTCGCACATTCCGCCGGAGGTGCCGGAGCTGACGTACGACACGGTCGCCCGCCGCTTCGAGCGCGGCAGTGCGGCCCTGCTGGACGCCATTCACCGGGTGCGGCCCCGGTACGCCCTGTTCGGCCATGTCCACCAGCCGCTGGTGTCCCGGATGCGGGTCGGCGCGACCGAGTGCGTCAACGTCGGCCACTTCGCCTCGACCGGGCGGCCGTGGAGTCTTGAGTGGTGA
- a CDS encoding DUF5304 domain-containing protein, translated as MSDATGRPADADVSADPWGDACAEDLEAEKARRRAEYGTPPGTAADELRKLFGAVADKVTEFQSSLPGMAAQSAVQQFVNQARSAVEPVIERNPQVFDHLAAAGGELLEAYRSAVQGQEHRWTRGATTEKPADGPRAEERGADDRGRDDRGDDGPAAGEKIDLDD; from the coding sequence ATGAGCGATGCCACCGGACGTCCCGCCGACGCCGACGTGTCCGCCGACCCCTGGGGCGATGCCTGCGCCGAGGACCTGGAGGCGGAGAAGGCCCGCCGGCGTGCCGAGTACGGGACCCCGCCGGGTACGGCCGCCGACGAGCTGCGCAAACTGTTCGGCGCCGTCGCCGACAAGGTCACCGAATTCCAGTCCTCGCTGCCCGGGATGGCCGCGCAGAGCGCCGTCCAGCAGTTCGTGAACCAGGCGAGGTCGGCGGTGGAGCCGGTCATCGAGCGGAACCCCCAGGTCTTCGACCATCTCGCCGCCGCCGGGGGCGAACTGCTCGAGGCCTACCGCTCCGCGGTCCAGGGCCAGGAGCACCGCTGGACCCGTGGCGCGACCACGGAGAAGCCGGCGGACGGCCCCCGTGCCGAGGAGCGCGGTGCCGACGACCGTGGTCGCGACGACCGCGGTGACGACGGTCCGGCGGCCGGCGAGAAGATCGACCTCGACGACTGA
- a CDS encoding C40 family peptidase yields the protein MASHRRAKQPGRTRVTVLTATAAAAVALTSQSANAAPQPSKSEVKAKVDKLYEEAAQATEKFNGAKEKQDKLQKQVDALQDRVARGQDELNTLRNNLGTVAAAQYRSGGIDPALQLFLSSDPDTYLDQASALDQLGSRHSDAIDQMQEKRRDLAQQRKEAQGKLTDLAETRKQLGAKKREVQTKLGDAQKLLNTLTAQQRAEIKKEETRANRASANARPDLGKTLPGSSAAAAAFAAGQSKIGKPYLWGGTGPNSFDCSGFTSWSYAQAGIKLPRMSQDQANAGTRIYKQSDLKPGDLVIFYGDLHHVGLYAGNGQVLHSPRSGTVVRYESMNNMPFQFGVRVG from the coding sequence GTGGCGTCCCACCGTCGTGCCAAGCAGCCGGGCCGTACCCGTGTCACCGTTCTCACCGCGACCGCCGCGGCCGCCGTCGCGCTGACCTCCCAGAGCGCCAACGCCGCCCCGCAGCCCAGCAAGAGCGAGGTCAAGGCGAAGGTCGACAAGCTGTACGAGGAGGCCGCGCAGGCCACCGAGAAGTTCAACGGGGCCAAGGAGAAGCAGGACAAGCTCCAGAAGCAGGTCGACGCCCTCCAGGACCGGGTCGCCCGCGGCCAGGACGAGCTCAACACTCTGCGCAACAACCTCGGGACGGTCGCCGCCGCCCAGTACCGCTCCGGCGGTATCGACCCGGCGCTCCAGCTCTTCCTCTCCTCCGACCCGGACACCTATCTCGACCAGGCGTCCGCGCTCGACCAGCTCGGCAGCCGGCACAGCGATGCCATCGACCAGATGCAGGAGAAGCGGCGCGATCTCGCGCAGCAGCGCAAGGAGGCCCAGGGCAAGCTCACTGACCTGGCCGAGACCCGTAAGCAGCTCGGCGCCAAGAAGCGCGAGGTACAGACCAAACTGGGCGACGCGCAGAAGCTGCTGAACACCCTCACCGCCCAGCAGCGGGCCGAGATCAAGAAGGAGGAGACCCGCGCCAACCGGGCCTCCGCCAACGCCCGCCCCGACCTCGGCAAGACCCTGCCCGGGTCGAGCGCCGCGGCGGCCGCCTTCGCCGCCGGACAGAGCAAGATCGGCAAGCCGTATCTCTGGGGCGGCACCGGCCCCAACTCCTTCGACTGCTCCGGCTTCACCTCCTGGTCCTACGCGCAGGCCGGCATCAAGCTCCCGCGGATGTCCCAGGACCAGGCCAACGCCGGTACCAGGATCTACAAGCAGAGCGACCTCAAGCCGGGCGACCTGGTGATCTTCTACGGCGATCTGCACCACGTCGGTCTCTACGCGGGCAACGGCCAGGTCCTCCACTCGCCGCGCTCCGGCACCGTCGTGCGGTACGAGTCCATGAACAACATGCCGTTCCAGTTCGGCGTCCGGGTCGGCTGA
- a CDS encoding SRPBCC family protein, protein MAEHTSSSIIIDAAPAEVMGVISDFDRYPEWTGEVKQAEVVSRDAEGRAEEVRLVLDAGAIKDDHTLAYTWSGADEVSWTLVKSQMLRAIDGSYTLRPVDGGDRTEVTYRLTVDVKIPMLGMIKRKAEKVIIDRALDGLKKRVESGSAV, encoded by the coding sequence ATGGCGGAACACACCAGCTCGAGCATCATCATCGACGCGGCGCCCGCCGAAGTCATGGGCGTGATCTCCGACTTCGACCGCTACCCCGAGTGGACCGGCGAGGTGAAGCAGGCGGAGGTCGTCTCGCGGGACGCCGAGGGGCGGGCCGAGGAGGTCCGGCTGGTCCTGGACGCCGGGGCGATCAAGGACGACCACACCCTCGCGTACACCTGGAGCGGTGCCGACGAGGTGAGCTGGACCCTGGTGAAGTCCCAGATGCTGCGGGCCATCGACGGCTCGTACACGCTCCGCCCGGTGGACGGCGGCGACCGTACCGAGGTCACCTACCGGCTCACCGTGGACGTCAAGATCCCCATGCTCGGGATGATCAAGCGCAAGGCCGAGAAGGTCATCATCGACCGTGCCCTCGACGGGCTGAAGAAGCGCGTCGAGAGCGGATCCGCGGTCTGA
- a CDS encoding AMP-dependent synthetase/ligase, with amino-acid sequence MREFSLPALYEVPVDGNLTDLIHRNAAQHPDVAVMGRRTDSGWTDVTARQFLTEVRAAAKGLIASGVEPGDRVALMSRTRYEWVLLDFAIWSAGAVSVPVYETSSAEQIAWILSDSGAVAIAVESAAHAETVASVRDDLPRLRSVWRIDGGAVDELTAAGAGITDATVDERGGRLKADDVATIVYTSGTTGRPRGCVLTHRAFFAECGNIVERLKPLFRTGDSSVLLFLPAAHVFGRMTELAAVMAPIKLGTLPDIKTLTDDLAAFRPTVILGVPRVFEKVYNSARAKAQADGKGKIFDRAARTAIDYSKAQDSPQGPSLGLRLRHAVFDRLVYRKIRAVLGGRGEYAISGGAPLGERLGHFFRGIGFTVLEGYGLTESCAATAFNPWDRQKIGTVGQPLPGTVVRIADDGEVLLHGEHLFEGYWNNDEATADTLRDGWFHTGDIGTLDEDGYLSITGRKKEILVTAGGKNVAPAVIEDRIRAHALIAECMVVGDGRPFVGALISLDEEFLGRWAAGRGKPAGSTAESLRDDPDLLAEIQRAVDDGNAAVSKAESVRKFRVLGAQFTEEAGHLTPSLKLKRSVVAKDFADDIESLYRVASR; translated from the coding sequence TTGCGCGAGTTCAGCCTTCCGGCCCTGTACGAGGTCCCCGTCGACGGGAACCTGACGGACCTCATCCACCGCAATGCCGCTCAGCACCCCGATGTCGCGGTCATGGGCCGCCGGACCGACAGCGGCTGGACCGATGTCACCGCCCGGCAGTTCCTCACCGAGGTACGGGCCGCCGCCAAGGGCCTGATCGCCTCCGGTGTCGAGCCCGGTGACCGGGTGGCCCTGATGTCCCGTACCCGCTACGAATGGGTACTGCTCGACTTCGCGATCTGGAGCGCGGGCGCGGTGTCCGTGCCCGTGTACGAGACCAGCTCGGCGGAGCAGATCGCCTGGATCCTCTCCGACTCCGGCGCGGTCGCCATCGCCGTCGAGAGCGCGGCACACGCCGAAACCGTCGCCTCCGTCCGGGACGATCTGCCGAGACTGCGCTCGGTCTGGCGTATCGACGGCGGCGCCGTCGACGAGCTGACCGCAGCGGGCGCGGGGATCACCGACGCCACGGTCGACGAGCGCGGCGGCAGGCTCAAGGCCGACGACGTGGCGACGATCGTCTACACCTCGGGCACCACCGGGCGGCCGCGCGGCTGCGTCCTGACCCACCGGGCGTTCTTCGCCGAATGCGGCAACATCGTGGAGCGCCTCAAGCCGCTCTTCCGTACCGGCGACAGCTCCGTCCTGCTCTTCCTGCCCGCCGCGCACGTCTTCGGCCGGATGACCGAGCTGGCCGCGGTGATGGCGCCGATCAAACTCGGCACCCTCCCCGACATCAAGACCCTCACCGACGATCTGGCGGCCTTCCGGCCCACGGTGATACTCGGCGTACCGCGAGTCTTCGAGAAGGTCTACAACTCGGCCCGGGCGAAGGCCCAGGCCGACGGCAAGGGCAAGATCTTCGACCGGGCGGCCCGGACCGCCATCGACTACAGCAAGGCGCAGGACAGCCCGCAGGGGCCGTCCCTGGGGCTGCGGCTGCGGCACGCGGTCTTCGACCGGCTCGTCTACCGCAAGATCCGGGCGGTACTCGGCGGCCGCGGCGAGTACGCGATCTCCGGCGGCGCGCCCCTCGGCGAACGCCTCGGCCACTTCTTCCGGGGCATCGGCTTCACCGTCCTGGAGGGCTACGGGCTCACCGAGTCGTGCGCGGCGACCGCCTTCAACCCCTGGGACCGGCAGAAGATCGGCACGGTCGGCCAGCCGCTGCCCGGCACGGTGGTACGCATCGCGGACGACGGCGAGGTGCTGCTCCACGGCGAGCACCTCTTCGAGGGCTACTGGAACAACGACGAGGCGACGGCGGACACCCTCCGCGACGGCTGGTTCCACACCGGTGACATCGGCACCCTCGACGAGGACGGCTATCTCTCCATCACCGGCCGGAAGAAGGAGATCCTGGTGACCGCGGGCGGCAAGAACGTCGCCCCGGCGGTCATCGAGGACCGGATCCGGGCCCATGCCCTGATCGCCGAATGCATGGTCGTCGGCGACGGGCGGCCGTTCGTGGGCGCGCTCATCAGCCTGGACGAGGAGTTCCTGGGCCGCTGGGCCGCGGGGCGCGGCAAGCCCGCGGGGTCGACGGCGGAGTCGCTGCGGGACGATCCCGATCTGCTGGCGGAGATCCAGCGGGCGGTCGACGACGGCAACGCGGCGGTGTCCAAGGCGGAGTCGGTACGGAAGTTCCGGGTGCTGGGGGCGCAGTTCACGGAGGAGGCGGGTCATTTGACGCCGTCGCTGAAGCTGAAGCGGAGCGTGGTGGCGAAGGACTTCGCGGACGACATCGAATCCCTCTACCGGGTCGCCTCCCGCTGA
- a CDS encoding C40 family peptidase has product MASHRRPSQPGPTHGARLTVLSAAAAATAAALGAVPAGAAPGEPATPQAARAGVDRLLADAERATEDFNLADERAGKLRERTRAAQDALARGQERVNRMRGALGAVAGAQYRFGGTDPALMLLLSSDPDTFLRRAEVLDRIAARQAGTLNAYLHAQRELAQQRAEAVRDLAELERSRAAVARHKRSVEQKLAAARRVLNHLPPGARDPYARASRSARGPLSALGGEAAPSARAAAAVDAARSAVGRPYIWGANGPAGFDCSGLTQWSYAQAGVGLPRTSQAQRYAGQRVPLSQARPGDLVTYRNDASHIGMYVGNGQVVHAPYPGAAVRYDPVGMMPVSSVTRV; this is encoded by the coding sequence GTGGCGTCCCATCGACGGCCCTCACAGCCCGGCCCCACCCACGGTGCCCGGCTCACCGTCCTCTCCGCGGCGGCCGCGGCCACGGCCGCCGCGCTCGGTGCCGTCCCGGCGGGCGCCGCCCCGGGCGAACCCGCGACCCCACAGGCCGCCCGGGCCGGGGTCGACCGGCTGCTGGCGGACGCCGAGCGGGCGACCGAGGACTTCAACCTGGCCGACGAACGGGCCGGGAAGCTGCGAGAGCGGACCAGGGCCGCCCAGGACGCCCTGGCCCGCGGCCAGGAGCGGGTCAACCGGATGCGCGGCGCCCTCGGCGCGGTCGCGGGCGCCCAGTACCGCTTCGGCGGCACCGACCCCGCCCTGATGCTGCTGCTCTCCTCCGACCCCGACACCTTCCTGCGCCGGGCCGAAGTACTCGACCGGATCGCCGCCCGGCAGGCGGGCACCCTCAACGCCTATCTGCATGCCCAGCGCGAACTGGCCCAGCAGCGCGCCGAGGCCGTCCGCGACCTCGCCGAACTGGAGCGCTCCCGGGCCGCCGTCGCCCGCCACAAACGCTCCGTCGAACAGAAACTCGCCGCGGCCCGCAGGGTGCTGAACCACCTCCCGCCCGGTGCCCGCGACCCCTACGCCCGGGCCTCCCGCTCCGCCCGCGGCCCGCTCTCCGCCCTCGGCGGCGAGGCCGCGCCCTCCGCCCGGGCCGCCGCCGCCGTCGACGCGGCCCGCAGCGCCGTGGGCCGGCCCTACATCTGGGGCGCCAACGGCCCCGCCGGCTTCGACTGTTCCGGCCTCACCCAGTGGTCCTACGCCCAGGCGGGCGTCGGACTGCCCCGTACCTCCCAGGCCCAGCGGTACGCCGGACAGCGGGTACCGCTCTCCCAGGCCCGCCCCGGCGACCTCGTCACCTACCGCAACGACGCCAGCCACATCGGCATGTACGTCGGCAACGGGCAGGTCGTCCACGCGCCCTACCCCGGCGCGGCCGTCCGCTACGACCCGGTCGGCATGATGCCCGTCTCTTCGGTCACCCGCGTCTGA
- a CDS encoding ArsA family ATPase, which translates to MRTVLVTGLGGAGRTTVAAATALAAARGGRRTLLLSPEPGEALAAVLGLDAPPSATPSEAAPGLRVARIDAGTDFRDEFLAFQERAGAALELLGAAPLAGEELTELPGSAPFALLRAVARHTGGAADHDLVVVDLPPLAETVALLALPGQLRRYLRRLLPQERQAARALRPVLAQLAGVPMPAQWLYDTAAGWDRELAAVEALLTAPGTGLLLVAEPSPAATDALRAARPGLALHGLRVGALVANRLLPAHSADPWLAGLTAEQTKCLDDWGDWDEWGAVCRVAHLGREPRGADDLIRLALPEPADADSAAPRPGPSDEGVEDRRAEDGILTWTIALPGATKDRLGLVRRGRELVLTVGPFRRIVPLPSVLRRCTVTGAALADGVLTVRFTPDPGLWPERD; encoded by the coding sequence ATGCGGACGGTCCTCGTCACCGGGCTCGGCGGCGCGGGCCGTACCACCGTCGCGGCGGCGACCGCGCTGGCCGCCGCCCGCGGCGGCCGCCGGACCCTGCTGCTGTCGCCCGAGCCCGGGGAGGCCCTGGCGGCCGTCCTCGGGCTCGACGCGCCGCCGTCGGCCACGCCCTCGGAGGCCGCCCCCGGCCTGCGGGTGGCGCGGATCGACGCGGGTACCGACTTCCGGGACGAGTTCCTCGCCTTCCAGGAACGGGCCGGGGCCGCGCTGGAACTGCTCGGCGCGGCTCCGCTCGCCGGCGAGGAGCTGACGGAGCTGCCGGGCAGCGCACCGTTCGCCCTGCTCCGGGCGGTCGCCCGGCATACCGGCGGGGCCGCGGACCATGATCTCGTCGTGGTCGATCTGCCGCCGCTCGCCGAGACCGTCGCCCTGCTCGCCCTGCCCGGACAGCTGCGCCGGTATCTGCGCAGACTGCTGCCTCAGGAGCGGCAGGCCGCCCGCGCCCTGCGGCCCGTGCTCGCCCAGCTGGCCGGGGTCCCGATGCCCGCGCAGTGGCTGTACGACACCGCCGCGGGCTGGGACCGAGAGCTGGCCGCCGTCGAGGCGCTGCTCACCGCCCCCGGGACCGGTCTGCTGCTGGTGGCGGAGCCGTCCCCGGCGGCCACGGACGCGCTGCGGGCCGCTCGGCCGGGGCTCGCGCTGCACGGGCTGCGGGTCGGTGCGCTGGTCGCCAACCGGCTGCTGCCCGCCCACTCCGCCGACCCCTGGCTGGCGGGCCTCACCGCCGAGCAGACCAAATGCCTGGACGACTGGGGCGACTGGGACGAGTGGGGTGCCGTGTGCCGGGTGGCGCACCTGGGGCGCGAGCCCCGCGGCGCCGACGATCTGATCCGGCTCGCCCTCCCGGAGCCGGCGGACGCGGACTCCGCGGCGCCCCGCCCCGGCCCCTCGGACGAGGGCGTCGAGGACCGGCGGGCCGAGGACGGGATCCTCACCTGGACCATCGCCCTGCCCGGTGCCACCAAGGACCGGCTCGGCCTGGTGCGGCGCGGCCGTGAACTCGTGCTCACCGTGGGCCCGTTCCGCAGGATCGTTCCCCTGCCCTCCGTACTCCGCCGCTGCACGGTCACCGGCGCCGCGTTGGCCGACGGCGTGCTGACCGTCCGCTTCACCCCGGATCCCGGGCTCTGGCCCGAGCGGGACTGA